Proteins from one Chroococcidiopsis sp. CCMEE 29 genomic window:
- a CDS encoding FGGY-family carbohydrate kinase, protein MNLYLGFDFGTSGARSVVINNEASILAKADYAFEASQSEVMPTGWQTALFCLIEQIPLEVRQEIRAIAIDGTSSTVLLCDAVGNPIDAPLLYNDARSVAVMDRVRAIAPPNHTVLSATSSLAKLLWMTQLPSFNKARYFLHQADWIAFLLHGQLGISDYHNALKLGYDIEQLCYPAWLTQLPWADLLPKILVPGTPIGEVTAEIAQRFGLRRDCLVCAGTTDSIAAFLASGARSPGEAVTSLGSTLVLKLLSHTRVEDAKYGIYSHRLGDLWLTGGASNTGGAVLRQFFTQTQLEELSEQIDGSKASQLDYYPLLQPGDRFPINDSQLPPRLEPRPDEPVEFLHGLLESIARIEARGYHLLQQLGATPLTCVYTSGGGAKNLVWARIRERHLQVPIISLHATAAYGTALLAMRSNSFCKKLGD, encoded by the coding sequence ATGAATCTCTATCTTGGCTTTGATTTTGGCACCTCTGGTGCCCGATCCGTAGTCATTAATAATGAAGCGAGTATCCTAGCGAAGGCAGATTATGCTTTTGAGGCGTCACAATCCGAAGTTATGCCAACTGGCTGGCAGACAGCTTTATTTTGCCTAATTGAGCAAATTCCCTTAGAAGTACGCCAGGAAATCAGGGCGATCGCCATCGATGGGACTTCCTCAACTGTCTTGCTGTGCGATGCTGTTGGTAATCCGATAGATGCACCCCTACTTTACAACGATGCTCGCTCTGTGGCAGTAATGGACAGAGTAAGGGCAATAGCACCGCCAAACCACACGGTATTGAGCGCAACATCCAGCCTTGCTAAGCTGCTATGGATGACCCAGCTACCCTCGTTTAACAAAGCTCGATATTTTCTCCATCAAGCTGACTGGATAGCTTTTCTGCTGCATGGTCAACTGGGTATTAGTGATTATCACAATGCTTTGAAACTGGGTTATGACATTGAGCAGTTATGCTATCCTGCTTGGTTGACACAGTTGCCCTGGGCAGATTTGTTGCCTAAAATCCTGGTTCCTGGGACTCCAATTGGAGAGGTCACAGCAGAGATTGCCCAGCGGTTTGGGTTACGGCGAGACTGCCTTGTCTGTGCTGGCACGACTGATAGTATTGCGGCGTTTCTTGCCAGTGGAGCGCGATCGCCTGGTGAAGCTGTGACTTCTCTTGGCTCTACGCTGGTACTAAAGCTGTTAAGTCATACTCGTGTAGAGGATGCTAAGTACGGTATTTACAGTCATCGGCTGGGGGATTTGTGGTTAACTGGGGGTGCTTCTAATACTGGCGGAGCAGTGTTGCGGCAATTCTTCACTCAGACTCAGCTAGAAGAGCTGAGTGAACAAATTGATGGCTCGAAAGCAAGTCAGCTGGATTATTATCCATTACTGCAACCAGGCGATCGCTTTCCGATTAATGATTCCCAGCTACCACCGCGCCTAGAACCACGTCCAGATGAGCCAGTGGAATTTCTGCATGGTTTGTTAGAAAGTATCGCCCGGATAGAAGCGCGAGGGTACCACCTCCTGCAACAGCTAGGTGCTACTCCTTTAACCTGCGTTTACACGTCTGGGGGTGGGGCGAAAAACTTGGTTTGGGCTAGGATTCGCGAGCGTCATTTGCAAGTGCCAATTATTTCACTTCACGCAACAGCTGCTTATGGTACGGCGCTATTGGCAATGAGGAGTAATTCCTTCTGTAAAAAACTCGGTGATTAG